The following are from one region of the Cloacibacterium normanense genome:
- a CDS encoding glycosyltransferase, translated as MILLDAVYINMGGGKVLLDHLMTELENTNEKVFYLLDDRVQNNHIPVKQTNKVQFIKAGFVQRARFYKNNKNSFSSILCFGNYPPLYKTSAKVFTYFHQSLFLELPEDLSLKQKWVYGLKALILKIKIQNTDYWMVQSDKIKNALAKKFKISENKILEMPFYPRLPDTKQVDKIENTYTYIGDAFVSKNHRILIEAFSEFYQKFHKGELILTISNREKEIIDLIADKQMKNIPIKNVGMVDRTKVSEILQCAEYVVYPSLAESFGLSIIEAIEKDCKIIGADLPYMHAACEPSLLFNPCDKKSLVEALSLSLQKDIKKSTSKIPNKIFEIINLLTHHANQR; from the coding sequence ATGATACTATTAGACGCCGTTTACATTAATATGGGTGGTGGTAAAGTATTATTAGATCATTTAATGACTGAATTAGAAAACACAAATGAAAAAGTTTTTTATCTTTTAGATGATAGAGTCCAAAACAACCATATACCAGTAAAACAAACAAACAAAGTACAATTCATAAAAGCAGGATTTGTACAGAGAGCTCGTTTTTACAAAAATAATAAGAATTCTTTCTCCTCCATTCTGTGCTTTGGGAATTATCCCCCTTTGTATAAGACGAGTGCCAAAGTGTTTACTTATTTTCACCAAAGCTTATTTTTAGAATTGCCAGAGGATCTTAGCCTAAAACAAAAATGGGTTTATGGCCTCAAAGCATTAATCCTTAAAATCAAAATTCAGAATACCGATTACTGGATGGTGCAATCCGATAAAATAAAAAATGCGTTAGCTAAAAAATTTAAAATTTCAGAAAATAAAATTCTTGAAATGCCTTTTTATCCCAGACTTCCTGATACTAAACAAGTCGATAAAATTGAAAATACTTATACCTATATAGGTGATGCTTTTGTAAGTAAAAACCATAGAATCCTCATTGAAGCCTTCTCAGAATTTTATCAGAAATTCCATAAAGGAGAGTTGATCCTCACAATAAGCAATCGCGAAAAAGAAATTATAGATTTAATTGCTGATAAACAAATGAAAAATATTCCTATTAAAAATGTAGGAATGGTTGACAGAACTAAAGTTTCTGAAATATTACAATGCGCAGAATATGTAGTATATCCATCTCTAGCCGAAAGTTTTGGATTGAGTATTATTGAAGCCATTGAAAAAGATTGTAAAATTATTGGGGCAGATTTACCTTATATGCATGCAGCTTGTGAACCTTCTTTACTTTTTAATCCTTGTGATAAAAAATCCTTAGTTGAAGCATTATCACTATCTTTGCAAAAAGACATAAAAAAGTCTACAAGTAAAATTCCAAATAAAATTTTTGAAATTATTAACCTATTGACCCATCATGCAAATCAAAGATAA
- a CDS encoding glycosyltransferase family 2 protein has product MITLIILTYNEELHLQRCLESVKNLAERIIIVDSFSTDRTFEIAQNHGVKFLQRKFINQADQLNWALENLNIDTEWILRLDADEYLTPELYKEINDRIKTIPHNVNGIVFKLRVYFMGKWIKNGGYYPMKLLRMWRNGKASIDNKMMDERMNVLSGEILEFNHDLVDENLSTLVHWTDKHNNYSTREAIVRLDAKYKFLNETEQLVHKSNKQFYLKLPLFFRALFYFCFRFFLKRGFLDGKQGLIWHFLQGFWYQFLVDAKIFQIEYLAKKENKTVKQIIEEKFNFKF; this is encoded by the coding sequence ATGATTACACTGATAATTTTAACATATAACGAAGAGTTACACCTTCAGAGATGTCTAGAAAGTGTAAAAAATTTGGCAGAAAGAATCATCATTGTAGATTCTTTCTCTACGGATAGAACTTTCGAAATTGCTCAAAATCATGGAGTGAAATTTTTACAAAGAAAATTTATCAATCAAGCTGATCAGTTAAATTGGGCTTTGGAGAATCTGAATATTGATACAGAATGGATTTTAAGATTAGATGCAGATGAATATTTAACTCCAGAACTTTACAAAGAAATCAATGATAGAATAAAAACAATTCCTCATAATGTGAATGGTATTGTTTTTAAACTTAGAGTGTATTTTATGGGGAAATGGATTAAAAATGGTGGATATTATCCTATGAAGCTTCTAAGAATGTGGAGAAACGGAAAGGCATCAATTGATAATAAAATGATGGATGAAAGAATGAATGTATTATCAGGCGAAATACTAGAATTCAACCATGATTTAGTTGATGAGAATTTGAGTACTCTGGTACATTGGACAGATAAACATAATAACTATTCTACTAGAGAAGCGATAGTTAGATTAGATGCAAAATATAAATTTTTAAACGAAACAGAACAATTAGTTCATAAATCAAATAAACAATTTTATTTGAAATTACCGTTGTTCTTTAGAGCTTTATTTTATTTTTGTTTTCGCTTTTTCTTGAAAAGAGGTTTTTTAGATGGTAAACAAGGACTAATTTGGCATTTTTTACAAGGGTTTTGGTACCAATTTTTAGTGGATGCCAAAATTTTCCAAATAGAATATTTAGCCAAAAAGGAAAATAAAACCGTAAAACAAATTATCGAAGAAAAATTCAATTTTAAATTTTAA
- a CDS encoding glycosyltransferase family 4 protein, translating to MYKFFRKNIYFHATSKKEYNEIKNFFPTAEVITIPNLIKSPERIHHPIQNDFLFVGRIHPIKGIDRLIEACAKSEKFLNSNYRLLIVGKGEKSQLTFYNNLLKIIEENHLHNKVIFLGHQDGKEKEKYYAQSKFLFLTSDSENFGNVVIEALNQGTPVVASLGTPWEILEEFKAGFHIQNSAEEIAKIFDKIIELPEQEYAAYRENAVKLVDQNYNIDSQFYKWIEAYQNVLK from the coding sequence ATGTATAAATTTTTTCGTAAAAACATCTACTTTCATGCCACTTCAAAAAAAGAATACAACGAGATTAAAAACTTTTTCCCAACTGCAGAAGTAATCACGATTCCTAATTTAATAAAATCTCCAGAAAGAATTCATCATCCTATACAAAATGATTTCTTATTCGTAGGGAGAATCCATCCCATTAAAGGAATTGATAGACTCATAGAAGCTTGTGCCAAAAGTGAGAAATTCCTAAACTCAAACTACAGATTGCTCATTGTAGGAAAAGGAGAAAAAAGTCAACTTACATTTTACAATAATCTTCTAAAAATTATAGAAGAAAACCATTTACATAATAAAGTGATTTTCTTAGGTCACCAAGATGGAAAAGAAAAAGAAAAATATTATGCACAATCTAAATTTCTATTTCTAACCAGTGATTCAGAAAATTTTGGAAATGTTGTCATTGAAGCCCTGAATCAAGGAACACCTGTTGTAGCTTCTCTGGGAACACCTTGGGAAATTTTAGAAGAATTCAAAGCCGGCTTCCATATCCAGAACAGTGCAGAAGAAATAGCGAAGATTTTTGATAAAATAATAGAACTGCCAGAACAAGAATATGCAGCGTACAGAGAAAATGCAGTGAAATTAGTAGACCAAAATTATAACATAGATTCACAGTTTTATAAGTGGATTGAAGCGTATCAAAATGTATTAAAATGA
- a CDS encoding O-antigen polymerase → MYSVIFYILSLCIILACLFFLWKDKEKVFNLKAVFNIFYLLFFGVIPIFQFSERASFFGGRTLLPLEYVTVTTIFFVIVISFNAIYNYLSKKKKKLKEDLDIKTETSKIEINEYLLGSFLIGALLIKGIFIYSGYVHFFQRGFFFEIQNKLLGALANQVYILISIIPLTVLLYVINGNIFIKNKFLITVLVLVAITNAFPTAMSRANVATLYLPILILWCRKYFSVKYFSVFLIGCFLIIFPMLNKFREYQFTKKMNFFEGYFQFNQGHYDNYYNFALTYFDVPITYGKQLLGAFLFFVPRALWHNKPIGSGNYMANIERLTFGNVSQNFFGEGYINFGILGIILFVIIYAWLAYLIDEEGKMSWEKKSWKTVIYLQLVFLSFYLMRGDLISSFSLIVNYILANGIIYIVVIFFNNRKRKINNAG, encoded by the coding sequence TTGTATTCAGTAATTTTTTATATACTTTCTTTATGCATAATTTTAGCATGTCTTTTCTTTTTATGGAAAGACAAAGAAAAGGTATTTAACCTCAAGGCCGTTTTTAATATATTTTATTTGCTTTTTTTTGGAGTAATCCCCATATTTCAATTCTCCGAAAGAGCTTCTTTCTTTGGAGGCAGAACTTTATTACCTCTTGAATATGTAACGGTAACCACTATTTTTTTTGTAATCGTTATATCATTTAATGCGATATATAATTATTTGTCAAAAAAGAAAAAAAAACTTAAAGAAGATTTAGATATCAAAACGGAGACTTCTAAAATAGAAATTAATGAATACTTGTTAGGCTCTTTTTTAATAGGAGCGCTTTTAATAAAAGGGATTTTTATTTATTCTGGGTATGTACATTTTTTTCAAAGAGGTTTTTTCTTTGAGATTCAGAATAAACTTTTAGGTGCACTTGCAAATCAAGTGTATATTTTAATTTCCATAATCCCTTTGACGGTATTACTGTATGTCATTAACGGAAATATCTTTATAAAAAATAAATTTCTCATAACGGTATTAGTGCTTGTAGCTATTACTAATGCATTTCCTACTGCTATGTCTAGAGCAAATGTAGCCACCCTTTATCTTCCTATTTTAATATTATGGTGTAGAAAATATTTTTCTGTAAAATATTTTTCTGTATTTCTGATAGGCTGTTTCTTAATCATCTTTCCTATGTTGAATAAATTTAGAGAATACCAATTCACAAAAAAAATGAATTTTTTTGAGGGGTATTTTCAATTTAATCAAGGGCATTATGATAATTATTATAATTTTGCCCTCACGTATTTTGATGTGCCGATTACTTATGGGAAACAATTACTAGGAGCGTTTTTGTTTTTTGTACCAAGAGCATTATGGCATAATAAACCAATCGGTTCAGGAAATTATATGGCAAATATAGAAAGGTTAACATTTGGGAATGTATCTCAGAATTTTTTTGGGGAAGGCTACATTAATTTTGGAATCTTAGGGATAATTTTATTTGTTATTATTTACGCATGGTTAGCATATCTAATAGATGAAGAAGGAAAAATGAGTTGGGAAAAAAAATCTTGGAAAACTGTTATTTATCTCCAGCTAGTTTTTCTTTCATTTTATCTAATGAGAGGTGATTTGATTTCATCTTTTTCTCTAATTGTAAATTATATATTAGCAAATGGTATTATTTATATAGTAGTAATATTTTTTAATAACAGAAAAAGGAAGATAAATAATGCAGGTTAA
- a CDS encoding glycosyltransferase family 4 protein, translated as MKVNFFNRKLTKSLSIEKLFSFIIPEIDKLGYDTKIINNPYDLNILGVIKSILFFRSKKTTINHITGDIHWLAIFLNPKSTVLTIHDLVGLTQLSGLKRWVFYWFWVYLPIKRLKYITTISQKTKKEIVELLPWAEHKITVIENCLTFPVKKVEKIPNAITQILIVGTRVNKNIETTFSAIKDLPVELTIVGELSKKHLQYLKEHNIRFKNKINISEEELQQIYFESDILCFPSLYEGFGLPILEAQASEVAVITSNISPTKEVAGKGAILVNPLDKNEIKKSIELLMNDAEFKKTLINSGLENIKNYSPQMIAKKYSELYKKMMQ; from the coding sequence ATGAAAGTAAATTTCTTCAATAGAAAACTTACTAAAAGTCTAAGCATAGAAAAATTATTCAGTTTCATTATTCCTGAAATTGATAAATTAGGGTATGATACTAAAATCATAAACAATCCCTATGATTTAAATATCTTGGGAGTTATAAAATCCATATTGTTTTTTAGAAGTAAAAAAACAACCATTAATCACATTACCGGAGATATCCATTGGCTCGCAATATTTCTAAACCCAAAATCTACTGTTTTAACCATTCATGATTTAGTGGGACTTACTCAATTAAGTGGTTTGAAAAGATGGGTTTTTTATTGGTTTTGGGTATACTTACCAATCAAAAGATTGAAATACATTACTACCATTTCACAGAAAACAAAAAAAGAAATTGTAGAATTATTACCTTGGGCAGAGCATAAAATTACCGTAATAGAAAACTGCCTTACTTTTCCCGTAAAAAAAGTAGAAAAAATTCCCAATGCAATAACACAGATTTTAATCGTAGGAACCAGAGTCAATAAAAATATAGAAACTACCTTCTCTGCAATAAAAGATTTACCCGTAGAACTCACGATTGTAGGTGAACTAAGCAAAAAACATTTACAATATCTGAAGGAACATAACATTCGTTTTAAAAATAAAATCAATATTTCTGAAGAAGAACTTCAGCAAATTTATTTTGAATCCGATATTTTATGCTTTCCATCTCTCTACGAAGGATTTGGACTCCCTATTTTAGAAGCACAAGCCTCAGAAGTAGCCGTTATTACCTCTAATATTTCTCCTACCAAAGAAGTTGCAGGAAAAGGTGCCATTTTAGTAAATCCATTAGATAAAAATGAAATAAAAAAATCCATAGAATTATTAATGAATGATGCAGAATTCAAAAAAACTTTAATAAATTCGGGGTTAGAAAATATTAAGAATTATTCTCCACAAATGATAGCAAAAAAATATTCAGAACTCTATAAAAAAATGATGCAATGA
- a CDS encoding oligosaccharide flippase family protein yields the protein MQVKSLIQKLLKNRERNYLLFSQILGAFIGIVYGKLVAVYIPISDFGVFNLYYGIYFFFFSVFFNPLLQFIKVNNSNLQLIGHRNILKIFVVFLIVNALILYLVFKIKYNISPFLVILINLFLVSNFLFNLYTDYFNLNNKIKLFSTANILKNIFLLTSLGFFIFFGNKVLNGLEILWITQLFGFVGVIICFFKKYKWYFNNHIESFKEFFRKFFLYSSPLIILAFWSWVNTYTDRYIIEYFLDEKSVGLYNANLGLGSKFFLLFYPFFTTLLTPIIFNKEINTIEKKKVINKYAKVYGAVAVLFLIFVLVFLQLIGNILLSAQYKEGFFIIFWGALGYFLLTLGYFFEMIFYANHQTKMILYANIVSGVLSIVFNIIFINIFGLKGILLGFILAVVSKLYFLYINYKKL from the coding sequence ATGCAGGTTAAAAGTTTAATCCAAAAATTACTTAAAAATAGAGAAAGAAATTATTTATTGTTTTCTCAAATTTTAGGTGCGTTTATAGGGATTGTTTATGGGAAACTGGTGGCGGTATATATTCCTATTAGTGATTTTGGGGTTTTTAATTTATATTATGGAATTTATTTTTTCTTTTTTTCCGTTTTTTTTAATCCACTTTTACAATTCATTAAGGTTAATAATTCTAATCTTCAATTGATAGGACACAGAAATATTCTGAAAATTTTTGTAGTATTTTTAATAGTGAATGCTTTGATATTATATTTAGTTTTTAAAATTAAATATAATATTTCCCCTTTTTTAGTTATTCTAATAAATCTATTTTTAGTAAGTAATTTTTTATTTAATTTATATACAGATTATTTTAATCTTAATAATAAAATAAAATTATTTTCTACTGCTAATATTCTAAAAAATATTTTTCTTCTTACATCATTAGGTTTTTTTATTTTTTTTGGTAATAAAGTATTAAATGGACTAGAAATTTTATGGATTACACAGTTATTTGGCTTTGTAGGAGTAATTATTTGTTTTTTTAAAAAATATAAATGGTATTTTAATAATCATATAGAATCATTTAAAGAATTTTTTAGAAAATTCTTCCTTTACTCAAGTCCTTTAATTATTTTGGCTTTTTGGTCTTGGGTAAATACCTATACAGACAGGTATATCATAGAATATTTTTTAGACGAGAAGAGTGTAGGATTATATAATGCCAATTTAGGGCTGGGATCAAAATTTTTTCTTTTATTTTATCCTTTTTTTACAACACTTCTTACTCCTATTATCTTTAATAAAGAAATAAATACTATTGAGAAAAAGAAAGTTATTAATAAATATGCTAAAGTGTATGGAGCTGTAGCTGTACTGTTTCTTATTTTTGTTCTTGTATTTTTACAATTAATAGGAAATATATTGTTATCAGCTCAATATAAAGAGGGTTTTTTTATAATATTTTGGGGAGCTTTAGGTTATTTCTTACTCACACTAGGATACTTTTTTGAAATGATTTTTTATGCAAATCATCAAACAAAAATGATTTTGTATGCAAACATTGTATCAGGAGTTTTAAGTATTGTTTTTAATATTATCTTTATCAATATTTTCGGTTTAAAAGGAATTTTACTTGGCTTCATATTAGCGGTAGTAAGTAAACTGTATTTCCTTTACATAAATTACAAAAAATTATAA
- a CDS encoding O-antigen polymerase — protein MKLVLNRKLYLFIKATIWFLFFVFCFYTLEKVTKRSTIIYELIISGFIMELSVMKFLRTWYKYKKPTVIDWFRLTTFYGLLLNYFMVITEIGDNNLWKYDNIKLDDIFIIPTLITILIGLLALNLAEFIVKFVKINSKPSTRKFHYILRYKFILIGSGLFVFVMQLVLLLTGVIGYGTYTENTTSSFSFLLQIINSLKLFYILLFGYLIFFYRFKDKFITSSYYIFIVLYLIFGLLSGMKENVIVVLVAISIPYFLAGNGIPKKWLLTFVVIFFLLYPINNNYRDLLIHFPKMDKKEAIGLAVAKTFSQDLTDIFKESSDSYSERLALYPNLQYAVQTEQDWTYYKNMDRFPYLPFSFLPRFLLPSKPVSDTGMVLNKMMTGNDRSSQTATTFGWAYLEGGIYFVLLEFFIFGVVLSLFQFSRRKNGILLQLFLGNLTIMMLKVESDIYFLLATIIQDFIIYTILTFFFMKKKIIN, from the coding sequence ATGAAATTAGTATTAAACAGAAAACTCTATCTATTTATAAAAGCCACAATTTGGTTTTTATTCTTCGTTTTTTGTTTTTATACTTTAGAAAAGGTGACAAAAAGGTCTACCATTATCTATGAACTCATCATCAGTGGTTTTATTATGGAACTCTCTGTGATGAAATTCCTAAGAACTTGGTATAAATATAAAAAACCAACCGTAATAGATTGGTTTAGACTCACTACTTTTTATGGGTTGTTGCTAAACTATTTTATGGTAATTACTGAAATCGGAGATAATAATCTATGGAAGTATGACAATATTAAACTGGATGATATTTTTATTATTCCTACACTCATTACGATTTTAATTGGACTTTTAGCTCTAAATTTAGCAGAGTTCATTGTCAAGTTTGTTAAAATAAATAGCAAACCTTCTACAAGAAAATTTCACTATATCCTTAGATATAAATTTATTTTAATAGGCTCTGGATTGTTTGTTTTTGTAATGCAACTTGTGCTCCTATTAACTGGGGTAATAGGATATGGTACATATACAGAAAACACTACCTCAAGTTTCTCTTTCTTGTTGCAAATCATCAATTCTCTTAAACTATTCTATATTCTACTTTTTGGCTACCTAATCTTCTTTTATCGATTCAAAGACAAATTTATTACCAGCAGTTACTATATTTTTATTGTCCTTTATCTAATCTTTGGATTGCTCTCCGGAATGAAAGAAAATGTAATTGTAGTGCTGGTTGCAATTTCAATTCCCTATTTTTTAGCAGGAAACGGTATCCCCAAAAAATGGCTACTCACTTTTGTGGTGATCTTCTTCTTACTATATCCTATCAATAATAATTATAGGGACTTACTGATTCATTTCCCTAAAATGGATAAAAAAGAAGCCATAGGTTTAGCCGTAGCCAAAACTTTTAGCCAAGATCTTACTGATATTTTTAAAGAAAGTTCTGATAGTTATTCAGAAAGACTTGCTCTTTATCCCAATTTACAGTATGCGGTGCAAACAGAACAAGACTGGACCTACTATAAAAACATGGACAGATTTCCATATTTGCCTTTTTCATTCTTGCCCAGATTCTTATTGCCTTCTAAACCAGTCTCTGATACAGGAATGGTACTCAATAAAATGATGACTGGAAATGACAGAAGCTCTCAAACAGCTACCACTTTCGGTTGGGCTTATCTAGAAGGAGGAATTTATTTTGTTTTATTAGAGTTTTTTATTTTTGGTGTAGTATTATCATTATTTCAATTTTCTAGAAGAAAAAATGGAATACTATTACAACTCTTTTTAGGAAACCTTACCATAATGATGCTCAAAGTAGAATCTGATATCTATTTTCTTCTGGCAACCATCATTCAAGATTTTATCATTTACACTATTCTAACCTTCTTCTTTATGAAGAAAAAAATTATTAACTAA
- a CDS encoding cupin domain-containing protein: MNPSIINGNHFQDHRGILRYNNDFDASSIKRIYIIENKDLSIERAWQGHRIEQRWFSAIKGSFLIKLIQIDNWENPNPESTVLEFEINDQNLEILHIPSGYISSIKATTDDARLLVMADYLLGEIKDEYRFPLDYFK; encoded by the coding sequence GTGAATCCATCTATTATAAACGGAAATCATTTCCAAGACCACAGAGGAATACTGCGTTACAATAATGATTTTGATGCGTCCTCCATCAAGAGAATTTACATCATAGAAAACAAAGACCTCTCTATCGAAAGAGCTTGGCAAGGTCACAGAATCGAACAAAGATGGTTTTCCGCTATTAAAGGAAGTTTTTTAATCAAATTAATTCAAATAGATAACTGGGAAAATCCTAATCCAGAATCTACGGTATTGGAGTTTGAAATCAATGACCAAAATTTAGAAATTTTACACATTCCCAGTGGATATATAAGCTCGATAAAGGCCACTACAGATGACGCTAGATTACTCGTAATGGCAGACTATTTGTTAGGAGAAATAAAGGACGAATACAGATTCCCCTTAGATTATTTTAAATGA
- a CDS encoding polysaccharide biosynthesis protein, which produces MQIKDKILLITGGTGSFGTAVLNRFLHTDHFSEIRIFSRDEKKQDDMRNLYKNDKIKYYIGDVRDYSSVEPATRGVDYIFHAAALKQVPSCEFFPMQAVKANVEGTQNVIRAAAQNGVKKVICLSTDKAAYPINAMGISKAMMEKVAVAESRNLTDTVVCLTRYGNVMASRGSVIPLFLSQIQKGEPITITDPNMSRFFMSLEDAVDLVLFAFENGNPGDLFVNKAPAGSIGDLAKALIQLTGKEVPVKIIGTRHGEKLYETLCTREEMQKAEDMGDFYRIPADNRDLNYAKYFSEGEEDMSKIEDYHSHNTEQQGVDGLKKLISKLPLIRKEIFGEDVLQYPM; this is translated from the coding sequence ATGCAAATCAAAGATAAAATCCTTCTTATCACAGGCGGAACAGGTTCTTTCGGAACCGCAGTTCTTAATCGTTTTTTACATACAGACCATTTCTCAGAAATCAGGATTTTTTCACGCGACGAAAAGAAACAGGATGATATGAGAAACCTCTATAAAAATGATAAAATAAAATACTACATCGGCGATGTAAGAGACTATTCATCAGTAGAACCCGCAACAAGAGGAGTAGATTACATCTTTCATGCAGCTGCCTTGAAACAGGTGCCTTCTTGTGAGTTTTTCCCAATGCAAGCTGTAAAAGCCAATGTAGAAGGTACACAAAACGTCATCAGAGCGGCAGCGCAAAATGGCGTGAAAAAAGTAATTTGTCTTTCTACTGACAAAGCAGCTTATCCTATCAATGCCATGGGAATTTCTAAAGCCATGATGGAAAAAGTGGCGGTAGCAGAATCTAGAAATCTCACAGATACCGTGGTGTGTCTTACCAGATACGGAAACGTAATGGCTTCTAGAGGTTCTGTAATCCCATTGTTTTTAAGCCAAATTCAAAAAGGCGAACCAATCACCATCACAGACCCTAATATGTCGCGTTTCTTCATGTCTCTTGAAGATGCGGTAGACTTAGTGTTATTTGCTTTCGAAAACGGAAATCCTGGAGATTTATTCGTAAACAAAGCGCCAGCTGGAAGCATTGGAGACTTGGCAAAAGCATTAATACAACTTACAGGAAAAGAAGTGCCTGTGAAAATCATTGGGACCAGACACGGCGAAAAACTCTACGAAACGCTCTGCACCAGAGAAGAAATGCAAAAAGCAGAAGACATGGGAGATTTCTACAGAATTCCTGCAGATAATAGAGACTTAAACTACGCCAAATATTTCTCTGAAGGAGAAGAAGATATGTCTAAAATTGAAGATTATCATTCTCACAACACAGAACAACAAGGGGTAGATGGATTGAAAAAACTCATTTCTAAATTGCCTTTAATCAGAAAAGAAATTTTTGGTGAAGACGTTTTACAATATCCAATGTAA
- a CDS encoding CgeB family protein translates to MRIAIIGSKAFDSLEYHLHDTLKVMGHDIFHIDLDDIIPVPLRYNQLFRLLSKKYDELIFNRLADKVVEASPELVIATYRFIHPLCIKKIKYNLKGAKIIHINPDQITTLDVQQIFASEYDAWCTKDPFMVNFMKNKMKLNTHYFPEALNPRIHKPYEGDRTENEKKVNIDVVSFGSMYPYRQRMLEQVINNGINLSIFGVPNKRFFNPLIKENFRNEFITGERKAEIITGAKIVFNNFHYAEVESVNVKFFEINGIGGFQLCDYKKALEEYSPIDPEKYSFKTIDEAIEKMKYYLEKPNERYEIAKIQCEYFHKNHTYEIRLTELLNKI, encoded by the coding sequence ATGAGAATAGCAATTATTGGGAGTAAGGCTTTTGATAGCCTAGAATATCATTTGCATGATACACTAAAAGTAATGGGACACGATATATTTCATATAGACTTAGATGATATAATACCGGTTCCTCTGAGATATAACCAATTGTTTAGATTATTGTCAAAAAAATATGATGAACTTATATTTAATAGATTAGCAGACAAAGTTGTAGAGGCAAGTCCAGAATTAGTAATTGCTACATATAGATTTATTCATCCTTTATGTATCAAAAAAATTAAATATAATCTTAAAGGAGCAAAAATTATTCATATCAATCCAGATCAGATTACTACTTTAGATGTACAACAAATTTTTGCATCCGAATACGATGCTTGGTGTACAAAAGATCCTTTCATGGTAAATTTCATGAAAAATAAAATGAAACTCAATACTCATTATTTCCCAGAAGCACTAAATCCTAGAATCCATAAACCCTACGAAGGAGATAGAACTGAGAATGAAAAAAAAGTAAATATAGATGTGGTTTCTTTTGGAAGCATGTATCCATACAGACAGAGGATGTTGGAACAAGTGATTAATAATGGTATTAATTTAAGTATTTTTGGGGTACCTAATAAAAGATTTTTCAACCCCCTAATAAAAGAAAATTTCAGAAACGAATTTATTACAGGAGAAAGAAAAGCAGAAATTATTACAGGTGCAAAAATAGTATTTAATAACTTTCATTATGCAGAAGTAGAATCTGTAAATGTGAAATTTTTTGAAATCAATGGAATTGGGGGATTTCAATTATGCGATTATAAAAAAGCACTAGAAGAATATTCTCCTATTGACCCAGAAAAGTACAGTTTTAAAACAATTGACGAAGCCATTGAAAAAATGAAATATTATCTAGAAAAGCCAAATGAAAGATATGAAATAGCTAAAATACAATGCGAGTATTTTCATAAAAATCATACGTATGAAATCAGATTAACAGAACTTTTGAATAAAATATAA